Proteins from a single region of Hordeum vulgare subsp. vulgare chromosome 6H, MorexV3_pseudomolecules_assembly, whole genome shotgun sequence:
- the LOC123405122 gene encoding uncharacterized protein LOC123405122: protein MATANLSNVAVVIDSSKESMKELRWALDSLRLRPDGALIVLHVQPPPGIAADLNPASIPFGSPQGVAEVSVFMQAIESHERRIPEAILEHALKIFSDKNVEVKTQVVVGDPKKKICEMTTELKVDLLVMGCRAFGPIKRHETV, encoded by the exons ATGGCCACCGCCAACCTCTCCAACGTGGCGGTGGTGATCGACAGCagcaaggagagcatgaaggagcTGCGCTGGGCGCTCGACAGCCTGCGCCTCCGCCCCGACGGTGCGCTCATCGTGCTCCACGTCCAGCCGCCCCCCGGCATCGCCGCAGACCTCAACCCCGCCTCCATCCCCTTCGGCAGCC ctcagggggtggcggaggtgtCGGTGTTCATGCAGGCCATCGAGTCGCACGAGCGGCGGATCCCAGAGGCGATCCTGGAGCACGCGCTCAAGATTTTCTCCGATAAGAAT GTGGAGGTGAAGACACAGGTGGTGGTGGGGGATCCCAAGAAGAAGATCTGCGAGATGACGACCGAACTAAAGGTCGATCTGCTCGTCATGGGGTGTCGTGCTTTTGGTCCTATCAAGAG